From Riemerella anatipestifer ATCC 11845 = DSM 15868, a single genomic window includes:
- the feoB gene encoding ferrous iron transport protein B: MMKEDKTTKKVLLVGNPNVGKSTIFNKLCNLQQKTGNYAGVTVSSHSGTYIFNNETVQVTDLPGAYSIYPSSEDEAVFSQFLLSNREDYSGIIYILEAISIKRGLLLFQQIQDLGIPVVLVVNQIDQAEKRGVKININLLEEKLGVKVLATNAKENEGIDNIKEAVYQNLFSVLKENAFKIPSEQSGLIHKLSLQIQENNYYKVWTLLASEEYLGEVKSIKQKLDSKDTKCVIPKRLQVKETIRRYQTIEPIVAEVISRTPQTTESFTEKLDKLLVHKVFGYLIFGVLLMIIFQSVFFLADYPMTWIDEAFAWLAEKSAEVLPEGPINSLVSSGIIPGLGGIIIFAPQIGILLYFLYLLEDSGYMARVVFLMDRLLRPFGLNGKSIVPLVSGTACAIPAIMSTRNIENIKERLITILVTPFMTCAARLPVYSIIITLVIPDKYFLGVSYRAMVLMGMYLLGFVTALLASLVLKKIIKTKEKSFLVMDLPTYKVPLFGYDLKLVLGKVWDFITGAGKVIFSVSIILWVLSYFGPKQSTDEWISADVALENSYLSKMGKTIEPAISPLGYDWKMGVGIITSFAAREVFVGTMSTLYSLDEDVEEGTIVQKMQQDTKANGEKVFSFATGLSILLFYAFAMQCISTIAVVYRETKSWKWTLIQIVGMSGLAYVASLIVYQIFK; encoded by the coding sequence ATGATGAAGGAAGATAAGACCACCAAAAAAGTACTTTTAGTAGGAAATCCTAATGTAGGGAAGTCCACTATATTTAATAAACTTTGTAATCTTCAGCAAAAAACAGGTAATTATGCTGGGGTTACGGTGTCTAGCCATTCGGGAACTTATATTTTTAATAATGAAACAGTACAGGTTACAGACTTGCCTGGGGCTTACAGTATTTATCCTTCATCAGAAGACGAAGCGGTTTTTAGTCAGTTTCTCCTTAGTAATAGAGAAGATTACTCTGGGATTATTTATATTTTAGAGGCAATTAGTATTAAAAGAGGATTGCTATTATTTCAGCAGATACAAGATTTGGGTATTCCTGTTGTATTGGTGGTTAATCAGATAGATCAAGCAGAGAAAAGAGGTGTTAAAATAAACATCAATTTGCTTGAAGAAAAATTAGGAGTTAAAGTTTTAGCTACTAACGCTAAAGAAAATGAAGGTATAGATAATATTAAAGAAGCTGTTTATCAAAATTTATTTAGTGTTTTAAAAGAAAATGCGTTTAAAATTCCTAGTGAGCAGTCAGGTTTAATACATAAACTATCACTTCAAATTCAAGAAAATAATTATTACAAAGTATGGACTTTGCTAGCGTCTGAGGAATATCTTGGAGAAGTTAAAAGTATTAAACAAAAGCTTGATAGCAAAGATACTAAATGTGTTATTCCTAAAAGATTACAGGTTAAAGAGACTATAAGGAGATATCAAACAATAGAGCCTATTGTAGCTGAGGTGATATCTAGAACTCCTCAAACAACAGAGAGTTTTACCGAAAAGCTAGATAAATTGCTCGTGCATAAGGTTTTCGGGTATCTTATTTTTGGGGTTTTATTGATGATTATCTTCCAAAGTGTATTTTTTCTTGCGGATTATCCAATGACGTGGATAGATGAAGCTTTTGCATGGTTGGCAGAAAAATCGGCGGAGGTGTTACCCGAAGGACCAATCAATAGTTTAGTATCTAGTGGTATAATACCAGGGCTTGGTGGCATTATTATTTTTGCACCACAGATAGGTATTCTTCTCTATTTTCTCTATTTATTGGAAGATTCTGGCTATATGGCAAGAGTGGTTTTTCTTATGGATAGGCTATTGAGACCTTTTGGGCTGAACGGTAAAAGTATTGTGCCTTTAGTGTCTGGGACGGCCTGTGCGATACCCGCAATTATGTCCACCAGAAATATTGAAAATATTAAGGAACGCCTCATTACTATTTTAGTAACACCGTTTATGACTTGTGCTGCAAGGCTGCCAGTGTATAGCATTATTATTACCTTAGTTATTCCAGATAAATATTTTCTAGGTGTGAGTTATAGAGCGATGGTTCTGATGGGTATGTATCTTTTAGGCTTTGTTACGGCTCTTTTGGCATCTTTAGTATTGAAAAAAATTATTAAGACAAAAGAAAAGTCTTTCCTTGTTATGGATTTGCCTACTTATAAAGTGCCTCTTTTTGGGTATGATTTAAAGTTGGTTTTAGGGAAAGTTTGGGATTTTATTACAGGAGCAGGTAAGGTTATCTTTTCGGTGAGTATCATATTGTGGGTTTTAAGTTACTTTGGACCGAAGCAATCGACGGACGAATGGATAAGTGCCGATGTAGCTTTAGAAAATTCTTATCTTTCTAAAATGGGCAAAACCATAGAACCAGCGATTAGTCCACTAGGATATGATTGGAAAATGGGCGTAGGGATAATCACTAGTTTTGCAGCAAGAGAAGTATTTGTGGGTACAATGTCAACCCTATATAGCCTAGATGAAGATGTGGAGGAAGGTACTATTGTCCAGAAAATGCAACAAGATACAAAGGCTAATGGAGAAAAAGTATTTAGCTTTGCTACTGGACTTTCCATATTATTATTCTACGCTTTTGCGATGCAGTGCATCTCTACTATAGCAGTGGTTTATAGAGAAACTAAAAGCTGGAAATGGACTTTGATTCAAATCGTGGGAATGTCAGGATTGGCATATGTAGCATCTTTAATAGTGTATCAAATATTCAAGTAA
- a CDS encoding NAD(P)H-dependent oxidoreductase — translation MNYIDALNKRYSVKKFDTEKKVTEETLNRILEAGRLSASSLGLQPYRVLVISSPSKKEDLASAFYNPSQTSTCSHLLVIISKKELEKNYVDNYFDLIVKERQVSLDLLQPFRNSVEGYINRHNSETLPYWNEKQAYILLSNFIFSAALEGVDTCPMEGFDAHKVAEVLDIDSSKEIPTVCLALGYRAHDDLFQHGKKVRKPSDDLFQFIK, via the coding sequence ATGAATTATATAGACGCACTAAACAAACGCTACTCTGTAAAAAAATTTGATACTGAAAAAAAAGTTACAGAGGAAACCCTAAATCGTATATTAGAAGCTGGTAGACTATCTGCAAGTTCTCTAGGGCTACAACCTTACAGAGTTTTAGTTATTTCTTCTCCTTCAAAAAAGGAAGATTTAGCTTCAGCTTTTTATAACCCTTCACAGACTTCTACTTGTTCGCATTTATTAGTCATTATTTCTAAAAAGGAATTAGAGAAAAACTATGTAGATAACTACTTTGACCTTATTGTTAAAGAACGCCAAGTTTCCCTAGACCTATTACAGCCTTTCAGAAATAGTGTAGAAGGCTATATCAATAGACATAACAGCGAAACTCTACCTTATTGGAATGAAAAACAAGCTTACATATTACTAAGCAACTTTATATTTTCAGCCGCTTTAGAGGGAGTAGATACTTGCCCTATGGAGGGATTCGACGCTCATAAAGTAGCAGAAGTTTTAGACATAGATTCTTCTAAGGAAATCCCTACGGTATGTTTAGCATTAGGTTATAGAGCTCACGATGATTTATTTCAACATGGTAAAAAAGTAAGAAAACCTTCTGATGATTTGTTTCAATTCATTAAATAA
- a CDS encoding TonB-dependent receptor: MKINALRKTAFTAVVTLSTASVYFAQSVKDSARSKDIETVVLTGVADIAKDRKTPVAVSTIKESKIVEKMGNQEFPEILNSTPSVYATKSGGGFGDSRINIRGFAQENIAVMINGMPVNDMENGKVYWSNWAGLSDVTSAMQVQRGLGASKLAIASVGGTINIVSRAADKKQQGIVTVGVGNNGYHKSLFSYNTGKNEKGWSSSFLMSRTAGAMYADGTDFEGYNYYFALGFQPNKTHDFQFTITGAPQWHEQRRNQVTIADYIKYSTDGKPNRRYNADWGYLNGEKYAWWVNYYHKPVAMFNWNWKINSNNDLATVIYGSWGRGGGGTSPLIARNLEGYRMTNGQLNIDQMVADNSANPNAPKILRRSGINQHDWYGFLTNFTHKFNSNLKMSVGLDGRYYKGMHYQVLNDLLSATSYTDTANKSLANSTRRLTTTYTDRAPWNPFAKINHEAISYNNDGEVLWGGVFGQVEYTNDKLSAFFQGSISNQSFQRIDHFLLPGTLAVATNPKSAMKTKTGFNNLIGFNIKTGANYNINENHNVFANVGYYERQPFFDAVYPNNRNYLNPNLTNEKIFGTEIGYSFRSSNFNANLNLYRTHWGDRVISNRNEFSLYDYSATPDAQGNYPILKDANGKAQTILGIANIFGVTQVHHGIEVDMEYKLSKLLSLTGMFSAGNWQYKGNVSASYFDDSNAPILGANNKAVDQITLYLDGVKVGNSAQITSNLGLAIRPVDGLSFNADWRYIDNLYADINPSSFTSANHKGSLKLPSYNLMDLGLSYKLKLNNRNAFTFTGNIYNVLDTTYIAEARTNNHTKTLADFNDNTATGATAQQQYDAYLKNNTYKGLDTSNQVFFGFGRTWSASVSFTF; encoded by the coding sequence ATGAAAATTAATGCTTTAAGAAAGACGGCATTTACAGCCGTAGTAACACTCTCTACTGCAAGTGTTTATTTCGCACAGTCGGTAAAAGATTCAGCAAGGTCTAAAGATATTGAGACCGTAGTTCTTACAGGGGTAGCAGATATTGCCAAAGACAGAAAAACACCTGTAGCTGTTTCCACTATTAAAGAGTCTAAAATCGTAGAAAAAATGGGTAACCAAGAGTTCCCTGAAATTCTTAACTCCACACCATCTGTTTATGCAACAAAGAGTGGTGGTGGTTTTGGAGACTCTAGAATAAACATTAGAGGTTTTGCACAAGAAAATATTGCTGTAATGATTAACGGTATGCCTGTTAACGATATGGAAAACGGCAAAGTATACTGGTCTAACTGGGCTGGGCTTTCTGATGTTACATCTGCAATGCAAGTTCAGAGAGGTCTTGGTGCTTCCAAATTAGCTATTGCTTCTGTGGGAGGAACTATTAACATTGTTTCAAGAGCTGCAGATAAAAAACAACAAGGGATAGTAACTGTAGGTGTAGGTAATAACGGATATCACAAATCATTATTCTCATACAATACAGGTAAAAATGAAAAAGGTTGGTCTTCTTCGTTCTTAATGAGTAGAACAGCGGGAGCAATGTACGCTGACGGGACAGATTTTGAAGGATATAACTATTACTTTGCATTAGGATTCCAACCTAATAAAACCCACGATTTCCAGTTTACAATCACGGGTGCTCCACAATGGCACGAACAAAGAAGAAACCAAGTTACCATAGCTGACTACATAAAGTATAGTACAGATGGAAAACCTAACAGACGCTACAACGCAGATTGGGGTTATCTTAATGGAGAAAAATATGCTTGGTGGGTAAACTACTACCACAAGCCGGTAGCCATGTTTAACTGGAATTGGAAGATTAATTCTAACAATGATCTAGCAACCGTAATCTACGGCTCTTGGGGAAGAGGCGGTGGTGGAACTAGCCCTCTTATTGCAAGAAATTTGGAGGGATATAGAATGACTAACGGTCAATTAAATATAGACCAAATGGTAGCAGATAACTCTGCCAACCCTAACGCTCCTAAAATTCTTAGAAGATCTGGTATCAATCAACACGACTGGTATGGATTCTTAACTAATTTCACTCATAAATTTAATTCTAATTTAAAAATGAGTGTTGGTTTAGATGGTAGATATTATAAGGGAATGCACTATCAAGTATTGAACGATTTGCTAAGTGCTACTTCTTATACAGACACAGCCAACAAAAGCCTAGCTAACTCTACTAGACGACTTACAACAACCTATACAGATAGAGCACCTTGGAATCCTTTTGCCAAAATAAACCATGAGGCTATTTCTTATAACAATGATGGTGAAGTTCTTTGGGGAGGAGTGTTTGGTCAAGTAGAATATACTAACGACAAGTTATCAGCATTCTTCCAAGGGTCTATATCTAACCAATCATTCCAAAGAATAGACCATTTTTTACTACCAGGTACATTGGCCGTAGCTACAAATCCTAAATCCGCAATGAAAACCAAAACAGGATTTAACAATCTTATCGGATTTAATATAAAGACAGGTGCTAACTATAACATCAACGAAAATCATAATGTGTTTGCTAATGTTGGATACTATGAGCGTCAGCCATTTTTTGATGCAGTATATCCTAACAACAGAAACTACCTAAACCCTAACCTTACGAATGAAAAAATCTTCGGAACAGAGATAGGATATAGTTTTAGATCTAGTAATTTTAATGCTAACTTAAACCTTTACAGAACACATTGGGGAGATAGAGTAATCTCTAATAGAAATGAGTTTAGTTTGTATGATTATAGTGCAACGCCAGATGCTCAAGGAAACTACCCTATATTAAAAGATGCTAATGGTAAGGCTCAAACCATATTAGGGATCGCCAATATCTTTGGGGTAACTCAAGTTCACCATGGTATAGAGGTAGATATGGAGTATAAACTTTCTAAATTATTATCATTAACAGGTATGTTCTCTGCAGGAAACTGGCAATATAAAGGAAATGTTTCTGCAAGCTATTTTGATGACAGCAATGCTCCTATTTTAGGTGCTAACAACAAGGCTGTAGACCAAATTACACTTTATCTAGATGGTGTAAAAGTAGGTAACTCAGCTCAGATAACATCAAATTTAGGACTAGCTATTAGACCTGTAGATGGATTATCATTCAACGCAGACTGGAGATATATAGATAATTTATATGCTGATATCAATCCCAGTAGCTTTACCTCTGCAAATCACAAGGGGTCTCTTAAATTACCAAGCTACAACTTGATGGATTTAGGGCTTTCCTATAAATTAAAGCTGAATAATAGAAATGCTTTTACTTTTACAGGAAATATTTACAATGTACTTGACACCACTTACATTGCTGAAGCTAGAACTAACAACCATACCAAAACTCTAGCTGATTTCAATGATAATACTGCTACTGGCGCTACAGCCCAACAACAGTATGATGCTTATTTGAAGAACAACACTTACAAAGGTTTAGACACTTCTAACCAGGTCTTCTTTGGTTTCGGAAGAACATGGTCTGCTTCTGTGAGCTTCACATTCTAA
- the hflX gene encoding GTPase HflX, with product MLEKKEHLYEKAVLVGLITKDQDEDKLTEYLDELEFLAYTAGATVEKRFTQKLSQPDSRTFVGKGKMEEIRDFVKENEVGTVIFDDELSPSQLKNLEREMEVKILDRTNLILDIFAQRAQTSYARTQVELAQYEYLLPRLTRMWTHLERQRGGIGMRGPGETEIETDRRIIRDRISLLKEKLKTIDKQMATQRNNRGKMVRVALVGYTNVGKSTLMNVISKSEVFAENKLFATLDTTVRKVVIGNLPFLLTDTVGFIRKLPTQLVESFKSTLDEVREADLLVHVVDISHESFEDHIESVNQILQEIDAHRKPAIMIFNKIDDFSYEKKDEDDLTPATKKNISLDEWRKTWMAKSKFPTVFISALTKENFPEMKKLIYDEVHRIHISRFPYNDFLFQYYDNDAEIEE from the coding sequence ATGTTAGAAAAAAAGGAACATTTATATGAAAAAGCTGTTTTGGTAGGCTTAATTACCAAAGACCAAGACGAAGATAAACTCACCGAATATCTAGACGAACTAGAATTTTTAGCCTATACCGCTGGAGCTACGGTAGAAAAACGTTTCACCCAAAAACTTTCTCAACCAGACTCCAGAACCTTTGTAGGTAAAGGAAAAATGGAGGAAATAAGAGATTTTGTAAAGGAAAACGAAGTAGGAACCGTTATTTTTGATGACGAACTTTCGCCTTCACAGCTTAAAAACCTCGAAAGGGAAATGGAAGTAAAAATACTAGACCGTACAAATTTAATTTTGGATATCTTCGCCCAAAGAGCTCAAACCTCTTATGCTAGAACACAGGTAGAACTTGCACAATACGAGTATCTACTCCCTAGACTGACCCGTATGTGGACGCACTTAGAGCGTCAGCGAGGTGGTATCGGAATGCGTGGACCTGGGGAAACCGAAATTGAAACCGACCGAAGAATCATTAGAGATAGAATTTCTTTACTAAAAGAAAAACTAAAGACCATTGATAAACAAATGGCAACCCAAAGAAATAACCGAGGAAAAATGGTGCGTGTGGCTTTAGTAGGCTATACCAATGTGGGCAAATCTACTCTAATGAACGTCATTTCCAAATCGGAAGTATTTGCAGAAAACAAACTCTTTGCAACACTAGACACCACGGTAAGAAAAGTAGTGATTGGCAACTTACCTTTCCTTTTGACAGATACCGTTGGTTTTATCCGAAAACTTCCTACCCAATTGGTGGAAAGTTTCAAATCTACACTTGACGAAGTGAGAGAAGCTGACCTATTGGTACACGTGGTAGATATTTCGCACGAGAGTTTTGAAGACCATATAGAGTCTGTAAATCAGATTTTACAGGAGATAGATGCTCATAGGAAACCTGCTATTATGATTTTTAATAAGATAGATGACTTCTCCTATGAGAAAAAAGACGAAGATGATTTAACACCTGCCACCAAGAAAAATATATCACTAGATGAATGGAGAAAAACTTGGATGGCGAAGTCTAAATTTCCGACTGTATTTATTTCTGCATTAACGAAGGAAAACTTCCCAGAAATGAAAAAGCTTATCTATGACGAAGTCCACCGCATACATATTTCTAGATTTCCTTATAATGATTTCCTTTTTCAGTATTATGACAATGATGCCGAAATAGAAGAATAA
- the mnmA gene encoding tRNA 2-thiouridine(34) synthase MnmA: protein MKVVVGLSGGVDSSVAAYLLQQQGHEVIGLFMRNWNDASVTLEDECPWIEDSNDALLVAQKLGIPFQVIDMSELYKERIVDYMFEEYEKGRTPNPDVLCNREVKFDVFMKTALSLGADKVATGHYARLSTTEDENGTTTYHLLAGKDHNKDQSYFLCQLNQEQLSKALFPIGELTKPEVREIAKEIGLVTANKKDSQGLCFIGKVSLPQFLQQQLKPKEGEIIEIFKDFKAYHQPRPSFSNKYEELKYLSKKITYQKSDGKSIGKHQGAQFFTIGQSKGLGIGGHKESCFIISRDVKENLIFVGEGKNFPGLFQKVIKIEPNDIHWVREDLELKNNETMEVMARIRYRQPLEKATLHKYEDGLYIEFENPQSAVAEGQFAAWYLEDELVGSGVIS from the coding sequence ATGAAAGTAGTTGTAGGTTTATCCGGCGGTGTAGATAGCAGTGTAGCAGCGTACCTTTTGCAGCAACAAGGGCACGAAGTCATCGGCTTATTTATGAGAAATTGGAACGATGCTTCGGTAACGCTAGAAGACGAATGCCCTTGGATTGAGGACAGTAACGATGCCCTACTAGTTGCCCAAAAGCTAGGCATTCCGTTTCAAGTAATAGATATGAGCGAACTCTACAAAGAACGCATCGTAGATTATATGTTTGAAGAATACGAAAAAGGAAGAACCCCAAACCCTGATGTCTTATGCAACAGAGAAGTCAAATTTGATGTATTTATGAAAACCGCTCTTTCTTTAGGAGCAGACAAGGTAGCTACTGGGCATTACGCAAGGCTAAGCACCACAGAAGATGAGAACGGAACTACCACCTATCATCTTTTAGCAGGGAAAGACCACAACAAAGACCAAAGCTATTTTCTGTGCCAGCTCAATCAGGAGCAACTTTCTAAAGCACTATTCCCTATTGGAGAACTTACTAAGCCTGAAGTAAGAGAAATAGCTAAAGAAATAGGGCTGGTAACTGCTAACAAAAAAGACTCCCAAGGGTTATGCTTTATAGGAAAGGTAAGTCTGCCTCAATTTTTGCAACAACAGCTAAAACCTAAGGAAGGCGAAATCATAGAAATCTTTAAAGATTTTAAAGCCTATCATCAACCGCGCCCTAGCTTTAGCAATAAGTATGAAGAATTAAAATACCTTTCCAAAAAAATCACTTACCAAAAATCCGATGGTAAGAGTATTGGTAAACATCAAGGAGCTCAATTTTTCACCATCGGGCAAAGTAAAGGTCTGGGCATTGGTGGGCATAAGGAGAGTTGTTTTATCATTTCTAGAGATGTTAAAGAAAACCTCATCTTTGTAGGGGAAGGCAAAAATTTCCCAGGTTTATTCCAAAAGGTAATCAAGATAGAGCCTAACGATATTCATTGGGTAAGAGAAGATTTAGAGCTGAAAAACAACGAAACAATGGAAGTGATGGCAAGGATACGCTACCGTCAACCATTGGAAAAAGCGACCTTACACAAATACGAAGACGGGCTATACATAGAATTTGAAAACCCACAGTCTGCCGTAGCAGAAGGGCAATTTGCCGCTTGGTATTTAGAAGATGAATTAGTGGGGAGCGGTGTAATTTCTTAA
- a CDS encoding BamA/TamA family outer membrane protein codes for MQSLKTFFYFLCLLWYTIGFAQDKKYFLHDTTTKKTVIKKDSLSAVKFLDSLVENKYYFTKLLRAEKNGNRVDIYFDKGQNYQQVLVKLPDSIASELGLKDTFVTTNLDSLKKTINKAYLEKGFAFNRVKSTFLGLDATGKPIASISIIKDKKRVIDAFKIKGYDKVPKRFVYNLEKEFKGKLHHSTQLMAIHKRLQNHSFVLLERPPQTLFTPDSTQVFLFLQKKKNNSFDGVLGFGNNQSEKLTFNGTLNFNLKNIFNSFETLNLFWQRTPNSGQTFDVGIEIPYLFNSDIGTQFKMTIFRQDSAFAHVKIQPSLYYQWEFRHKIGVRGSFELSSVLSETYSLAREFSRKGVGLWYDYTENSDNELMPYLMKINAEADILNTQYTDNKASQWRYRIFAERNINLKGKHYLNLHLNSARLQTREVLSINELYRIGGWNSLRGFNEESLLTSAYLYGGAEYRYLVGQQAFFDVFGQLAQVRASGSSIHNYFYSVGAGFNFRLPLGIMSFQISNGTAFGNPFKFKDTKIHWGLVTRF; via the coding sequence ATGCAGAGCCTAAAAACTTTTTTTTATTTCCTATGCCTACTGTGGTATACCATAGGCTTTGCACAAGATAAAAAATATTTTTTACACGATACTACCACTAAGAAAACAGTCATAAAAAAAGACTCACTTTCTGCAGTTAAGTTTTTAGATTCATTGGTAGAAAATAAGTATTACTTCACAAAGTTACTCAGAGCAGAAAAAAATGGTAATAGAGTTGATATTTATTTTGATAAAGGACAAAATTATCAACAAGTTTTAGTAAAATTACCAGATTCCATAGCGAGTGAATTAGGCTTGAAAGACACATTTGTTACCACAAATCTAGATTCTTTAAAAAAAACTATCAATAAAGCTTATTTAGAGAAAGGTTTTGCATTTAATCGGGTTAAATCTACCTTTTTAGGTTTAGATGCTACGGGTAAACCAATAGCTAGTATTTCTATAATTAAAGATAAAAAAAGAGTAATAGATGCTTTCAAAATAAAAGGCTACGATAAAGTGCCAAAACGATTTGTTTATAATTTAGAAAAGGAGTTTAAAGGAAAACTGCACCACTCTACCCAACTGATGGCTATACATAAACGTCTGCAAAATCATAGTTTTGTTTTATTGGAAAGACCACCTCAGACACTATTTACGCCAGATTCTACACAAGTATTTTTATTTTTACAAAAAAAGAAAAACAATAGTTTTGATGGTGTTTTAGGATTTGGTAACAACCAGTCCGAAAAACTAACATTTAATGGGACACTTAACTTTAACCTGAAAAACATCTTTAATAGTTTTGAAACCCTCAATCTTTTTTGGCAAAGGACACCTAATAGTGGGCAAACCTTTGATGTAGGTATAGAGATACCTTATTTGTTTAATTCTGATATAGGTACTCAGTTTAAAATGACTATTTTTAGGCAAGATTCTGCTTTTGCTCATGTTAAAATTCAGCCGAGTTTATATTACCAGTGGGAATTTAGACATAAGATTGGTGTTAGAGGGAGTTTTGAATTGTCTTCGGTGCTTTCCGAAACTTACAGTTTGGCAAGAGAGTTTAGCCGAAAAGGTGTGGGACTTTGGTATGACTACACTGAAAATAGCGACAATGAACTAATGCCATACCTTATGAAAATAAATGCTGAAGCGGATATATTGAATACTCAATATACAGATAATAAGGCTTCGCAGTGGCGTTATAGGATTTTTGCGGAACGAAACATTAACCTCAAGGGGAAACATTACCTCAATTTGCATCTCAATTCTGCTCGATTGCAAACTAGAGAAGTATTGTCTATAAATGAATTGTATAGGATAGGCGGTTGGAACTCGTTAAGAGGGTTCAATGAGGAAAGTTTACTTACAAGTGCCTATTTATATGGTGGTGCAGAGTATCGTTATTTGGTAGGGCAGCAAGCTTTTTTTGATGTTTTCGGGCAACTAGCTCAAGTAAGGGCTTCTGGCAGTAGTATTCATAACTACTTTTATAGCGTAGGGGCTGGTTTTAATTTTAGATTACCTCTCGGTATTATGAGTTTTCAAATCTCTAATGGTACGGCATTTGGTAATCCGTTCAAATTCAAAGATACCAAAATACATTGGGGATTGGTTACCCGATTTTAA
- a CDS encoding FeoA family protein, translating into MKSTAEDKLNIFPKHTYGRVLGYDDSQLEMPTKIMEMGLLPDTVFKVLYQAPFNGPLYIEFGEEKNRIALREEEAAYILVEPM; encoded by the coding sequence TTGAAATCCACAGCAGAAGATAAATTAAATATCTTTCCCAAGCATACTTATGGTAGGGTTTTGGGCTATGATGATAGCCAATTAGAAATGCCTACAAAAATTATGGAAATGGGCTTGCTACCCGATACTGTATTTAAAGTGCTTTATCAAGCTCCTTTTAATGGGCCTTTATACATTGAATTTGGAGAGGAAAAAAATCGTATCGCTCTTAGAGAAGAAGAAGCGGCTTATATTCTAGTGGAACCAATGTAA
- a CDS encoding NUMOD4 domain-containing protein: MNNNEFGKEVWKPIEFDFEFTNDCRFEVSNLGRVRSFNKVSQGRILNGSTTGGYKIIRLKLYRPRTEKEQQKFDELKAEISNLYNKRREHIKKYNDIASFEATTLLLEKKKKQLSQKLARNLKKRTINHHFLIHRLVATYFLPKPKSEETVVGHLDFDKTNNTVSNLKWMTPEENQAHQNNSPKVISERKWRKYRGSNRTKGMKLTSTQVIHIKTQLKRNRPVKQIAKQFDISTMQVWRIKSGENWAHIKIPES, translated from the coding sequence ATGAACAATAACGAGTTTGGTAAAGAAGTTTGGAAGCCTATTGAGTTTGATTTTGAATTTACTAACGATTGTAGATTTGAAGTTTCTAACTTAGGGAGGGTGAGAAGTTTTAATAAAGTTTCACAAGGTAGGATTTTAAATGGTTCTACTACTGGAGGATACAAAATAATTAGGCTTAAATTATATAGACCAAGAACAGAAAAAGAGCAGCAAAAGTTTGATGAACTTAAAGCCGAAATCTCCAATCTGTACAATAAAAGAAGAGAGCATATTAAAAAATATAATGATATAGCAAGCTTTGAAGCGACAACATTGTTGTTAGAAAAAAAGAAAAAACAGCTAAGTCAAAAATTAGCAAGAAATCTAAAGAAACGAACCATTAACCATCATTTTTTAATACATCGTTTGGTTGCGACTTATTTTCTACCTAAGCCAAAATCAGAGGAAACTGTTGTAGGGCATTTAGATTTTGATAAAACTAATAATACGGTAAGCAATCTTAAATGGATGACTCCTGAGGAGAATCAAGCCCATCAAAATAATAGTCCCAAAGTAATATCAGAACGAAAGTGGCGTAAATACAGAGGAAGCAATCGCACAAAGGGAATGAAATTAACTTCTACCCAAGTTATACATATCAAAACTCAACTGAAAAGAAATCGTCCAGTTAAGCAAATTGCAAAGCAGTTTGATATTTCAACTATGCAAGTTTGGCGAATTAAAAGTGGCGAAAATTGGGCTCATATCAAAATTCCAGAATCATAG